One Rhizoctonia solani chromosome 1, complete sequence DNA window includes the following coding sequences:
- a CDS encoding CLASP amino-terminal protein, which yields MDGAPPPEEDFSGIPIGERLVHKNWKARVHGYEALVKVFQATASEDDPAFRPYISNSDLLKKIATDANAVAQEKGLEAILALVEFAGESAARTRDAVIPALVDKCYGSARAGTKTKAIELTLRYVEIDNGGEAVVNDLIPGLSAKQPKTVLGTVTALREIISAYGPKVVPPKMVLKNLPKIFGHTDKNVRAEGTGLTQALYTYLGPALQPFLSELKPVQIKELTEGFEALDKESKGQGTGAQTRWTKAQARERQAAAERAEEAEEAGGDGGGEPEAAVDPMDFIEAADIMPKVPNNFQEAMGSSKWKDRKEALDALLEVLKATPKVADSDGHGELAKALAKRMSDANIMCVIAAANCIEALAKGVGKSFGRHRASLINPMLERLKERKANVTDAIGSGLDAVFATTTLPEVTEDILNSLKSKNPQVKEGTLKFLNRSLATTRIPPAKDDVKPLSTQLAALLEDSDEKVRTGAAEGLGLTMKIVGERALNPVMESMDDIRKAKVKEAFEKAQVKCKATAAPPPKPPPAAVAPPKVLASLISIPDMVFDDVPPKDSPVAKKPDIIEEMAPPKAKVPARFLKKGPAAAAEKPPAEKSTAPAPAASKKLPPAVTAASAKSAKATPAAATDTFKYKFTPEDADARSSELIPAQIQTDLSDAQWKARLAALEEMSTWLDEARMEREKLPSLRKSVCVNGNACRAFLYVLQGSAALAIPHLAEKLGDAKLKKPAGDLLSTFAEKTSLSFVLSQAYDSISKQKAPKVVADSLTWVKQALTDFGIAGLSMRSLIDFLKTCLQNSNAAVRSSATATLVTVRLFAGTAIKDFMEDLNPQLLATIDSEFSKVDGQSPPEPTRFSADVAAAPTSGSAGGGGGDVMDELFPRVDLDKLVGATSIVTDAKSDQWKVRKEALELLQSILDTKANQRLKPNMGEIGQVLKARVADTNKVVQALALDIITRISNGMNKPFEKYTKLLTLPVATVLSDQKANVRALGVSTLNAMATACEGLDSMCGSLGTALETGNPVQRGALLGWLADWFKTHEPSNSLDLTSWASPIVLCLEDRNADVRKGAQAVLPIVIARAGYDYVLNQTNSLKPASRSTVLPLIQAARGSAAAAAPAAPVAPAARPTTKPAVKVAPAAAKVAAAVESPPASPAQSGAPKSAISGRAPGGTGRRMMPLNAAARTDSRAETEERPGSSASIRAPLKAGALKRPAAPAKAVTPVASGSAPFVTASMEAKNSRLAKDGSKWVIESGPTRKDLVDMLQHQMEPHVSKELLNYLFSHDHNAVNDYITGLGILADAFADGISGDERLGLPIDDLKAMLLANQDLALKYASLRVHEPQPNLIVRCVDVVDQVLAFMSAEKYMMPDNEALAFVPTYIHKLGDAREAVRIRVQGIIQNLQLVFPTSRLFSILLEHGTRSKVAKTRQGTLDELASILKKSGIRACDPAKAFPAIASLISDKDPYVRKSTLTVIAEGYVLVGDKIWKYLGPLSGKDKTQVEERLRRTTTLAQPPSPAKPEVAPVPAIARLTGGAPRAGSPGPGLRYGGIPRPASPAVSTRAANPSSPTHSTRPHSPAALSTVGRPSSPTTSKLPQTLGAGPSSPVRSKGLMPPSRLSLPRTKGNSLRQTDLEPRPESVANGNRPEIGSLQGNETSSLEDVTKIISNILSNDPGRSVDALKAIQNVLEVPSDQAPLSKGFRDLADHTEGLVETIVIQMSQTFERTEDVHNPATYRLMKHLIQTCNAICDHAVLLESLSVDSLQSLLEELTMRLLQTDDTRDQKVKDLSRFLNMVILRLFNTGRKISVLRALFNLLLQLTKPFPANGTTGDAKEAKVAELVLKCVWKLARNIPTDLQKGAIDPIELLPALETFLQTIPPNDWRQRSANKVPCGDMPLRTIKVIIQHIVAHYADEVYELLSAAFDDPSATIIYPYVFRILNSAEKQLASESGRPRSGTNGSTRSVSPDRQLARPPTSFYPPTSNGASSIAPTHYQPGARSSSANSRSPSLNGGGGFQGPPIEEPDPDARLDEILGHISSETTGALHKEGITELHHFLKAHPHKKARVDQLLDQTGPSFRKYIYRALASRAAEDEERNSAVAETLNRLESVRRERDSVPSSPTNRSMTSSRRISGGPEYPQADEALSRLHNIFNYHSKPTNGSHRPTSSVTTLGGHGIYPSHDIKPTTPPPS from the exons ATGGATGGTGCTCCGCCCCCAGAAGAGGATTTCTCTGGAATACCGATTGGAGAGAGACTGGTGCATAAG AATTGGAAGGCTCGCGTGCATGGATATGAGGCACTCGTGAAGGTGTTCCAGGCGACTGCGTCAGAGGATGATCCTGCTTTCCGACCATACATCTCGAACTCGGATCTATTGAAAAAGATTGCTACTGATGCCAATGCCGTTGCTCAAGAGAAGGGCCTGGAAGCCATATTAGCACTTGTGGAATTCGCGGGAGAAAGTGCTGCCAGAACTAGAGATGCGGTAATCCCAGCACTGGTAGACAAGTGTTATGGATCGGCTCGCGCTGGGACAAAGACCAAAGCCATCGAACTTACCCTTCGATATGTGGAAATCGACAATGGTGGCGAGGCAGTTGTG AATGATCTCATACCTGGGTTGAGTGCCAAGCAGCCGAAGACAGTGTTGGGCACAGTCACTGCCCTGCGTGAAATAATTAG CGCATACGGCCCCAAAGTAGTCCCCCCGAAGATGGTACTAAAGAATTTGCCCAAGATTTTTGGACATACCGATAAGAACGTACGAGCAGAGGGCACGGGGCTTACACAGGCCCTTTACACCTATCTGGGCCCAGCACTCCAACCTTTCCTATCCGAGCTTAAGCCCGTTCAGATCAAGGAACTGACCGAAGGGTTCGAGGCGTTGGATAAGGAATCGAAAGGGCAGGGTACTGGTGCCCAGACCAGATGGACAAAGGCTCAGGCGAGAGAGCGTCAAGCTGCTGCAGAACGAGCTGAAGAGGCCGAGGAAGCTGGTGGTGATGGTGGCG GGGAGCCCGAAGCTGCTGTCGATCCAATGGACTTTATTGAGGCAGCCGATATTATGCCCAAAGTACCGAATAATTTTCAAGAAGCGATGGGTTCCTCGAAGTGGAAAGATCGGAAAGAGGCATTGGATGCTTTACTCGAAGTGCTCAAGGCCACTCCGAAAGTCGCGGACTCAGACGGGCATGGGGAATTGGCAAAGGCCCTCGCCAAGAGGATGTCCGACGCTAATATCATGTGTGTCATTGCAGCGGCGAACTGCATTGAAGCATTGGCCAAAGGTGTAGGGAAGTCGTTTGGTCGCCATCGTGCCTCTTTGATCAATCCGATGCTCGAACGGCTAAAGGAGCGTAAAGCTAATGTGACGGACGCAATCGGCTCTGGGCTAGATGCTGTTTTCGCAACG ACAACGTTACCGGAGGTGACGGAAGACATACTAAATTCCCTCAAGTCCAAGAATCCACAAGTCAAAGAAGGGACGCTGAAGTTTTTGAACCGTTCACTCGCGACTACTCGGATTCCGCCTGCCAAGGATGACGTCAAGCCTCTTTCTACGCAGCTCGCAGCTCTACTCGAGGATAGCGACGAAAAGGTTCGTACGGGTGCAGCAGAGGGCTTAGGCCTCACCATGAAGATCGTTGGCGAGCGTGCGCTGAATCCTGTAATGGAGTCTATGGATGACATTCGTAAAGCCAAAGTCAAGGAGGCTTTCGAAAAGGCGCAGGTAAAGTGCAAGGCAACTGCTGCCCCACCGCCCAAACCCCCACCAGCTGCGGTTGCACCCCCAAAGGTACTGGCCTCGCTCATTAGCATT CCAGACATGGTATTTGATGACGTTCCACCCAAAGACTCCCCTGTA GCCAAAAAGCCCGATATCATCGAAGAGATGGCTCCACCGAAGGCCAAGGTTCCTGCGCGATTCCTG AAAAAAGGCCCTGCTGCTGCCGCTGAAAAACCTCCAGCTGAAAAGTCTACAGCACCAGCGCCGGCGGCCTCCAAAAAACTCCCCCCTGCTGTTACTGCTGCCTCGGCAAAATCTGCTAAGGCTACTCCTGCTGCTGCCACGGATACATTTAAGTATAAATTCACTCCCGAGGATGCGGACGCTCGTTCGTCCGAGCTAATTCCGGCTCAGATACAGACCGATCTCTCTGACGCCCAGTGGAAGGCTCGCCTTGCGGCATTAGAAGAGATGTCCACCTGGCTGGACG aagccaGGATGGAACGAGAAAAACTTCCAA GTCTCCGCAAAAGTGTATGCGTTAATGGCAATGCTTGCCGAGCGTTCCTCTACGTTCTCCAAGGGTCTGCGGCACTCGCGATTCCTCATCTTGCTGAGAAACTTGGCGACGCAAAATTAAAGAAACCAGCAGGAGACCTGCTATCAACATTCGCGGAAAAAACATCACTATCATTCGTTCTAAGCCAAG CATACGACTCGATTTCCAAGCAGAAAGCCCCAAAAGTGGTCGCTGACTCGTTGACTTGGGTAAAACAGGCATTAACAGATTTCGGCATCGCTGGCTTGTCGATGAGGAGCTTGATCGATTTTTTGAAAACCTGCCTCCAAAACTCTAATGCTGCCGTTCGCTCGAGTGCTACTGCCACATTAGTCACCGTAAGACTCTTTGCCGGGACTG CAATCAAGGACTTTATGGAAGATCTCAACCCACAACTACTGGCTACGATTGACTCAGAATTTAGCAAGGTTGACGGTCAGTCCCCACCAGAGCCAACGCGTTTCTCGGCCGACGTCGCCGCTGCGCCTACAAGCGGGTCGGCTGGCGGTGGTGGCGGCGATGTGATGGATGAGCTCTTCCCCAGAGTCGACCTTGATAAACTTGTGGGAGCAACCTCCATCGTCACCGACGCCAAGAGTGACCAGTGGAAGGTTCGCAAAGAGGCTCTCGAACTACTACAATCGATTTTGGACACCAAGGCAAACCAACGACTGAAACCAAACATGG GCGAGATTGGACAAGTTCTAAAGGCTCGGGTCGCCGATACGAACAAAGTTGTTCAAGCTCTTGCACTGGATATCATCACTCGTATCAGCAACGGCATGAACAAGCCATTCGAGAAATACACCAAACTCCTTACTCTACCTGTTGCCACTGTTTTATCTGACCAGAAGGCGAATGTGCGTGCCCTTGGAGTTTCTACGTTGAATGCCATGGCCACCGCGTGCGAAGGTCTTGACTCAATGTGCGGTTCACTTGGTACTGCGTTAGAAACCGGGAACCCTGTTCAACGTGGTGCACTTTTGGGATGGCTCGCTGATTGGTTCAAGACGCACGAACCAAGTAATTCTCTAGATCTTACATCTTGGGCCTCTCCGATTGTTTTATGTCTCGAGGATAGAAACGCGGACGTCCGAAAGGGTGCTCAAGCCGTTTTGCCCATTGTGATAGCGCGCGCTGGCTACGATTATGTCCTCAACCAAACTAATTCACTCAAACCTGCCTCGCGCTCGACAGTTCTACCTCTCATACAAGCCGCTCGTGGCtccgctgctgctgctgccccCGCCGCTCCCGTTGCCCCCGCCGCTCGTCCTACCACCAAACCTGCCGTCAAAGTCGCTCCAGCTGCTGCGAAAGTGGCCGCTGCAGTCGAATCCCCCCCTGCATCCCCTGCTCAATCTGGGGCTCCGAAATCTGCTATCTCTGGACGTGCCCCTGGTGGAACTGGGCGACGCATGATGCCTTTGAATGCTGCCGCTCGAACTGATTCTCGTGCAGAGACGGAGGAGCGGCCTGGATCCTCTGCGAGCATCCGAGCTCCGTTGAAGGCCGGAGCTCTGAAGCGCCCCGCCGCGCCTGCGAAAGCTGTTACCCCCGTTGCGTCAGGCAGTGCACCTTTTGTCACTGCAAGTATGGAAGCTAAAAACTCCAGGCTTGCAAAGGATGGTTCCAAATGGGTTATCGAATCTGGGCCCACCCGTAAGGATCTGGTTGACATGCTCCAACATCAAATGGAGCCCCACGTTTCGAAAGAACTTCTGAACTACCTATTCAGCCATGATCACAATGCAGTGAACGACTATATTACTGGTCTCGGAATACTCGCTGATGCTTTCGCTGATGGAATCTCTGGAGATGAAAGACTAGGCTTACCGATCGACGATCTCAAAGCAATGCTACTCGCAAACCAGGACCTCGCATTGAAATACGCATCGTTGCGTGTGCATGAGCCCCAGCCCAACTTGATCGTCCGCTGTGTTGATGTGGTGGATCAGGTTTTGGCCTTCATGAGTGCCGAGAAGTATATGATGCCTGACAATGAGGCTCTAGCATTTGTACCTACCTACATCCACAAG CTCGGCGATGCACGAGAGGCAGTACGGATTCGAGTGCAAGGGATTATTCAAAATCTTCAGCTTGTCTTTCCGACTAGTCGTCTATTCTCAATACTGTTGGAACACGGTACTAGGAGCAAAGTTGCCAAGACTAGGCAAGGGACCCTTGATGAACTGGCCAGTATTCTCAAAAAGTCAGGAATCCGGGCCTGTGACCCAGCAAAGGCTTTCCCTGCGATCGCTTCCTTAATTTCAGACAAGGATCCTTACGTCCGCAAATCTACTCTAACTGTCATTGC GGAGGGATACGTATTGGTGGGCGACAAGATTTGGAAGTACCTTGGCCCACTTTCTGGGAAAGATAAGACGCAGGTTGAGGAACGATTGCGCCGTACCACTACTCTGGCACAGCCGCCTAGTCCTGCGAAACCCGAGGTAGCACCAGTCCCCGCGATCGCTCGCTTGACTGGCGGAGCCCCTCGCGCTGGTTCACCCGGCCCGGGCCTAAGATATGGGGGAATACCCCGTCCTGCGTCGCCCGCTGTCAGCACGCGTGCAGCCAATCCGTCATCACCAACTCATTCCACGCGCCCACACTCTCCGGCCGCACTGTCAACTGTCGGAAGGCCATCATCTCCAACTACCTCAAAGCTGCCTCAAACTTTGGGAGCTGGTCCTTCTTCTCCTGTGAGGTCTAAAGGGTTGATGCCTCCTTCGAGGCTATCACTTCCACGAACAAAGGGCAATTCTTTACGTCAAACCGATCTTGAACCCCGCCCTGAGTCCGTCGCGAATGGCAATCGCCCAGAAATAGGTTCACTTCAAGGAAACGAAACGTCGTCTCTGGAAGATGTTACCAAGATAATTTCGAATATCCTTTCGAACGACCCAGGCCGAAGTGTGGACGCGCTCAAAGCGATACAGAATGTCTTGGAGGTCCCATCAGATCAGGCACCTTTGTCAAAGGGTTTCCGTGACCTTGCAGATCATACCGAAGGACTCGTGGAAACGATTGTCATCCAAATGAGCCAAACCTTTGAGCGCACTGAAGACGTCCATAATCCCGCGACCTATCGCCTGATGAAACACTTAATACAGACTTGTAACGCGATCTGTGATCATGCTGTCTTGCTCGAATCGCTTTCCGTTGATAGCCTCCAGTCACTTTTGGAGGAACTCACAATGCGACTTTTGCAAACCGACGACACCCGTGATCAGAAAGTCAAGGATCTGTCTCGGTTCCTCAATATGGTCATCCTACGATTGTTTAATACGGGAAGGAAGATATCTGTTCTACG CGCTCTTTTCAACCTTCTTCTGCAGCTAACCAAACCATTCCCGGCAAACGGTACCACTGGCGATGCCAAAGAAGCTAAGGTTGCGGAATTGGTTTTGAAGTGTGTTTGGAAGCTCGCAAGGAATATCCCAACGGATTTGCAGAAAGGCGCAATTGATCCTATAGAGCTGCTCCCTGCCCTTGAAACCTTCCTCCAAACAATCCCTCCTAACGACTGGCGGCAACGCTCGGCAAATAAGGTCCCATGCGGTGATATGCCACTGCGCACGATTAAGGTTATCATCCAGCACATTGTTG CCCACTATGCAGACGAGGTCTATGAACTCTTGTCAGCTGCATTCGATGATCCGTCAGCCACTATCATTTACCCTTACGTGTTCCG catcctcaactcagcAGAGAAGCAACTAGCTTCCGAGTCGGGACGACCAAGATCCGGGACTAACGGTTCAACTAGATCTGTATCTCCGGACCGTCAACTGGCTCGGCCGCCTACGTCATTTTATCCGCCTACTTCGAATGGAGCTTCCAGCATTGCGCCAACTCACTACCAACCCGGTGCAAGGAGCAGCAGTGCGAATAGTCGTAGCCCTTCTCTGAACGGCGGAGGAGGATTTCAGGGACCACCAATCGAGGAGCCCGACCCAGATGCCAGGCTGGATGAAATTCTGGGCCACATATCGAGCGAGACTACAGGTGCGCTTCATAAGGAGGGAATCACTGAGCTGCATCACTTCCTCAAAGCCCATCCACACAAGAAGGCTAGAGTAGATCAGCTCCTGGACCAAACTGGCCCGTCCTTCAGGAAATACATTTATCGCGCATTAGCAAGTAGAGCAGCCGAGGATGAGGAACGAAACTCTGCTGTAGCAGAGACATTGAACC GGCTCGAATCAGTGCGACGGGAGCGTGACTCTGTACCGTCTTCCCCAACCAACCGGTCGATGACCAGTTCAAGAAGGATTAGTGGCGGTCCGGAGTATCCCCAAGCTGATGAAGCTCTCTCACGACTCCATAATATCTTCAATTACCATAGTAAACCTACGAATGGGTCACACCGGCCTACCTCCTCAGTGACCACGCTAGGCGGACACGGTATATATCCTTCGCATGACATCAAGCCCACCACACCTCCTCCATCCTGA
- a CDS encoding Zinc-binding dehydrogenase, with translation MSNSSLTFKGYGIHDTKQWSDFKVVDTKPKQWDEEISILLSLTAGLPLVAGHEIVGTVVRVGSAAAEKTGIKIGDTVGVGARIGSCGQCRACKTDNENYCPKGLDTYNSFYPDGTLSQGGYGTAIRANHNFVFPVPKGLKPEYAASMMCAGLTMYSPLVRNGAGPGKKVGIIGLGGLGHFGVLFAKALGAEVYVFSHSSRKEQDAKALGADHFVVTSEKENMKPLRGTLDLIVSTIDVADPFPLRDYLKLLFVNGTFVNVGIPDAKLPQLAPIDIVANGCHLAGSLVGSKKEATEMLELAAEKNIRPWIEIFPMSQIKDAVEGMKAGKPKFRYVLKQDLE, from the exons ATGTCGAACTCAAGCTTGACTTTCAAAGGCTATGGTATTCATGATACCAAGCAATGG AGCGACTTCAAGGTTGTCGACACCAAACCTAAGCAGTGGGATGAAGAGATATCGATATTGCTATCTCTCACTGCGG GATTGCCTCTTGTTGCTGG ACATGAGATTGTCGGAACTGTCGTCCGTGTTGGTTCAGCAGCAGCTGAAAAGACTGGCATCAAGATTGGCGATACTGTTGGCGTGGGAGCACGCATTGGCAGTTGCGGACAGTGCCGTGCCTGTAAAACCGACAATGAGAATTATTGCCCCAAGGGTCTTGATACCTAC AACTCATTCTACCCCGATGGTACTTTGAGCCAAGGCGGGTATGGCACTGCCATTCGTGCCAACCATAACTTTGTATTCCCAGTCCCCAAGGGACTCAAGCCTGAATATGCTGCCAGCATGATG TGTGCTGGCTTGACTATGTATTCTCCCTTGGTCCGTAATGGTGCCGGTCCAGGAAAGAAGGTCGGAATTATTGGGTTGGGCGGACTG GGTCATTTCGGGGTCCTGTTCGCAAAGGCGTTGGGCGCAGAAGTCTATGTATTCTCCCACAGTTCTCGCAAGGAGCAGGATGCAAAGGCGCTCGGAGCTGACCACTTTGTCGTCACTTCTGAGAAGGAGAACATGAAGCCACTCCGTGGTACCCTCGACCTTATCGTTTCAACTATTGATGTTGCGGATCCTTTCCCTCTGAGGGATTATCTCAA GCTGCTCTTCGTCAATGGAACATTCGTGAACGTGGGCATTCCTGATGCAAAGCTACCCCAACTTGCGCCCATCGACATCGTTGCAAATGGCTGTCACCTGGCTGGTTCACTAGTCGGGTCAAAGAAGGAGGCCACCGAGATGCTC GAGCTCGCTGCTGAGAAGAACATTCGTCCTTGGATTGAGATTTTCCCGATGAGCCAGATCAAGGATGCCGTCGAGGGTATGAAGGCTGGCAAGCCCAAGTTCCGTTATGTCTTAAAACAAGACCTTGAGTGA
- a CDS encoding acyltransferase, with protein sequence MNSKSLAYDGALFFLRVVINIFFREIRPRGAFNVPKDGPVIFVAAPHHNQFLDPILLASEIYRESHRRVSFLTAAKSMNRWFIGFLASLMNSIPVARAADYAAPGTGLVALSSDDPCLVIGTGTHFTSELAPRKQILLPRSVGSVVAEVIEVLSDTEARIKREFGGEQGKSTTRIREQVEQDGKPGLTFKILPYVDQQEMYGHVFRCLQDGGCIGIFPEGGSHDRTDLLPLKAGVSVMALGAMAANPDLRVRIIPVGLSYFHAHRFRSRAVVEFGSPIDVPKELVDLFRSGGSSKREASSKFLDIIYNGLKTVTVRAPDFDTLMLVQAGRRLYKTPGQHLTLGQVVELNKRFIEGYLHFKDEPRVQALRKSVLEYNRSLRDLGIRDHQVPTARRATWKTLGLLVYRVGLLAVWTAFSLPGVILNGPIFILASILSRKKAKEALAASTVKVAGRDVMASWKVLISLGVTPFLYTFYAILATIVVARAGAPLSYQLWTPFLVMAALPLIGYSALKFGEAGMDVLKSLRPLVVQLIPGQTKQLERVKRQRAAIANELVECINEYGPKLWDDFDEFRILVPSASVPPSTGTPGIWRRKTAVGGVDAQGNLLVHPMKWLDERLFGWSHSARRGTSAWAGGVTSHGPSAMPSPEASDSEDNGDYEHVLGYLPHLGVKDGTRSTGRSRSTSYADLQSIRKGDIAPGPSPSSPTEDLRSRSRSDVNLAHLAPVYHNRRSGPSSPVRNALALSSMPPPITIPAASESIATASTASHSPTNTSFSYVMADAPQSASRESPRQRRMSLNDGVYVQRLAQMPKTELFEEATEEINRENISRRRQGYGDTQDDVEGVIYRLHKAFLVLKSEWFAALFDNSAPNDSSPMIIEGQSEQQPICLSGIKREEFEHLLGAMYHEDLASSSPMSKDTLLAIFRLADMWLLDEIRAATLKKLHPHFSSPMPLVQIEKLRFATRYNIPLWETEACMSLATRPAPLLPSETVELGPALTFSLMSARESIMRRRMRIAFGPESRWKCSDRSRGCSRQIITSFRSALMAETDQEHCLLVVEEETIFLDLTASFQAAWNESMARLRFKNRSKYPGLCDTCIKSFGDGNGLGASSWLDYQSDVEIVRREMKP encoded by the exons ATGAACTCCAAATCGCTTGCATATGACGGCGCCCTCTTCTTCCTGAGGGTCGTAATCAATATCTTTTTCAGAGAAATTAGGCCCCGTGGTGCATTTAACGTGCCTAAGGATGGCCCCGTTATTTTTGTTGCAGCACCGCACCACAATCAGTTCCTCGATCCAATCCTACTTGCGTCTGAGATCTACCGAGAAAGTCATAGGAGGGTGTCCTTCCTGACCGCTGCCAAAAGCATGAATCGATGGTTTATTGGATTCTTAGCGTCTCTCATGAACAGCA TTCCCGTCGCTCGCGCGGCTGATTATGCAGCCCCCGGGACCGGCTTAGTTGCGCTCTCTTCCGATGACCCTTGCCTTGTGATTGGAACCGGGACACATTTCACCTCCGAACTTGCCCCTCGTAAACAAATACTCTTACCGAGGTCAGTCGGTAGCGTTGTTGCCGAGGTCATTGAAGTCTTAAGCGACACCGAGGCTCGGATTAAGCGGGAGTTTGGTGGAGAACAAGGCAAAAGCACCACGCGTATTCGAGAGCAAGTTGAACAAGATGGGAAGCCGGGCCTCACTTTTAAAATTCTTCCATATGTGGATCAACAAGAAATGTATGGCCATGTCTTTCGTTGCCTTCAAGACGGTGGATGTATTGGAATCTTTCCCGAAGGTGGAAGCCACGATCGCACGGACTTGTTACCGCTGAAAGCCGGCGTCTCGGTCATGGCCCTCGGTGCCATGGCTGCCAACCCTGATCTCCGCGTCCGTATAATCCCTGTTGGCCTTTCATACTTTCACGCGCACCGATTCCGTTCCCGCGCTGTGGTCGAATTTGGCTCGCCTATTGATGTTCCCAAGGAGCTTGTCGACTTATTCCGTTCAGGGGGATCGAGTAAGCGCGAAGCATCGTCTAAATTTCTCGATATCATTTACAATGGCCTCAAAACTGTAACTGTTCGTGCTCCTGACTTCGACACTCTCATGCTTGTGCAAGCAGGAAGACGACTTTACAAAACACCTGGGCAACACCTCACTCTGGGACAAGTTGTCGAACTCAATAAGCGGTTTATTGAAGGATACCTGCACTTCAAAGACGAACCTCGAGTTCAAGCTCTGCGCAAAAGCGTCTTAGAATATAATAGATCTCTGCGCGACCTGGGTATTCGAGATCATCAAGTTCCAACTGCACGCAGAGCAACTTGGAAAACCCTTGGTTTATTGGTATATCGTGTTGGTCTTCTTGCTGTTTGGACGGCATTCTCACTTCCTGGTGTGATTCTAAATGGACCAATCTTCATACTGGCCTCTATTCTCTCAAGAAAGAAAGCCAAAG AGGCACTGGCTGCTTCGACTGTGAAGGTAGCTGGTCGAGATGTCATGGCTTCTTGGAAAGTGCTCATTTCGTTGGGAGTGACACCATTCCTGTATACCTTCTACGCAATTCTTGCCACCATCGTAGTAGCACGAGCGGGTGCCCCACTTTCATACCAATTGTGGACGCCCTTCTTGGTTATGGCTGCCCTTCCCTTGATTGGGTACTCGGCCCTTAAATTTGGAGAAGCAGGGATGGACGTCTTAAA ATCATTGCGGCCTCTTGTTGTCCAGCTAATTCCGGGGCAAACTAAGCAACTCGAACGAGTGAAAAGGCAGAGAGCCGCTATCGCAAACGAACTTGTAGAATGCATCAATGAGTATGGGCCTAAGCTTTGGGATGACTTTGATGAA TTCCGTATTCTCGTTCCGTCGGCATCTGTTCCTCCATCAACTGGGACGCCTGGGATCTGGAGAAGAAAGACTGCAGTTGGAGGAGTCGATGCACAAGGGAACCTGTTGGTGCATCCCATGAAATGGCTTGATGAGAGGCTATTTGGCTGGAGCCACAGTGCACGCAGAGGAACAAGTGCATGGGCTGGCGGTGTTACGAGTCATGGTCCTAGTGCAATGCCGTCCCCTGAAGCTTCCGATAGCGAGGATAACGGCGACTATGAACATGTTCTAGGATACCTTCCTCACCTTGGAGTTAAAGACGGGACTCGCTCAACTGGTCGCTCGCGTAGTACGTCATATGCCGACTTGCAATCAATACGCAAAGGAGACATAGCCCCAGGCCCTTCCCCCTCTTCGCCCACTGAGGATTTGCGCTCACGTAGTCGTTCCGACGTAAACCTGGCACATCTGGCCCCGGTTTACCACAATCGAAGGTCTGGGCCCAGTTCACCGGTTCGAAATGCCCTTGCCCTCTCAAGCATGCCTCCACCGATCACCATCCCCGCTGCCTCGGAGTCGATTGCTACTGCCAGCACTGCCTCACACTCGCCAACCAATACCTCTTTCTCATATGTGATGGCCGACGCCCCTCAATCTGCATCTCGCGAGAGTCCTAGACAACGCCGCATGTCACTCAATGATGGAGTTTATGTACAAAGACTTGCGCAAATGCCCAAAACGGAACTATTCGAGGAAGCAACCGAGGAAATCAACCGTGAAAATATCAGCCGCCGGAGGCAGGGTTATGGCGATACACAAGATGAT GTGGAAGGTGTCATATACCGCCTTCACAAAGCGTTCCTTGTGCTGAAATCAGAATGGTTTGCGGCACTGTTCGATAACTCAGCTCCAAACGACTCGAGTCCAATGATCATCGAAGGCCAGAGCGAGCAACAGCCCATCTGTTTGTCCGGTATCAAGCGCGAAGAATTCGAGCATTTGTTGGGAGCTATGTACCACGAGGA CCTTGCCTCTTCATCGCCTATGTCTAAGGATACGCTACTGGCCATTTTCCGGCTGGCTGACATGTGGCTACTGGATGAAATACGCGCGGCAACGCTAAAAAAACTACACCCTCATTTTTCCTCGCCGATGCCCTTGGTTCAGATCGAGAAATTGCGCTTCGCAACACGCTATAACATTCCTCTATGGGAAACGGAAGCATGCATGAGTCTTGCAACGCGCCCTGCTCCTTTGCTACCATCCGAAACAGTCGAGTTGGGCCCAGCACTTACATTTTCGCTGATGTCAGCACGGGAGTCGATTATGAGACGACGCATGCGCATTGCGTTTGGGCCAGAGAGCCGCTGGAAATGCTCCGATCGTTCAAGAGGGTGTTCCCGTCAAATAATTACTTCTTTTCGGAGCGCCTTAATGGCCGAGACTGACCAGGAACACTGTTTGCTAGTGGTAGAAGAGGAGACGATCTTTCTCGATCTAACCGCATCGTTCCAAGCTGCTTGGAACGAAAGCATGGCGAGGCTAAGATTCAAGAATCGTTCCAAGTACCCAGGACTTTGTGATACTTGTATCAAGTCATTTGGTGATGGAAATGGCTTGGGGGCCTCATCTTGGCTCGATTACCAGTCGGATGTGGAGATAGTGCGAAGAGAGATGAAACCTTGA